One stretch of Microcebus murinus isolate Inina chromosome 12, M.murinus_Inina_mat1.0, whole genome shotgun sequence DNA includes these proteins:
- the EEIG1 gene encoding early estrogen-induced gene 1 protein — protein sequence MAFLMKKKKFKFQTTFTLEELTAVPFVNGVLFCKVRLLDGGDFVSLSSREEVQENCVRWRKRFTFVCKMSANPATGLLDPCVFRVSVRKELKGGKAYSKLGFADLNLAEFAGSGSTVRCCLLEGYDTKNTRQDNSILKVTIGMFLLSGDPCFKTPPSTAKSISIPGQDSSLRLTCKGGGTSGGGSSSTSSLTGSRPPKPRPTILSSGLLEEPDHNLSSPEEVFHSGHSRNSSYASQQSKISGYSTEHSRSSSLSDLTHRRNTSTSSSASGGLSMTVEGPEGSEREHRPPEKPPRPPRPLHLSDRSFRRKKDSVESHPTWVDDTRIDADDIVEKIMQSQDFTEGSNTEDSNLRLFVSRDGSATLSGIQLANRVSSGVYEPVVIESH from the exons ATGGCTTTcttgatgaagaagaagaaattcaaattCCAAACCACTTTCACCCTGGAGGAGCTGACTGCAGTCCCCTTTGTGAACGGGGTCCTCTTCTGCAAGGTCCGGCTGCTGGATGGCGGGGATTTTGTCAGCTTGTCGTCAAG GGAGGAGGTGCAGGAGAACTGCGTGCGGTGGCGGAAGAGGTTCACCTTTGTGTGTAAGATGAGCGCCAACCCGGCCACGGGCCTGCTGGACCCCTGCGTCTTCCGCGTGTCCGTGCGCAAG GAGCTGAAAGGCGGGAAGGCTTATTCCAAG CTGGGCTTCGCCGACTTGAACCTGGCTGAGTTTGCGGGCTCGGGCTCCACGGTGCGCTGCTGCCTGCTGGAGGGATATGACACGAAGAACACCCGCCAGGACAACTCCATCCTCAAG gTCACCATCGGCATGTTCCTGCTCTCTGGGGACCCCTGCTTCAAGAC GCCACCGTCCACTGCCAAGTCCATCTCCATCCCGGGCCAGGATTCGTCCCTGCGGCTGACGTGTAAGGGTGGCGGGACAAGCggcggtggcagcagcagcaccagctcCCTGACAGGGTCCCGGCCTCCCAAACCCCGGCCCACCATCCTCAGCTCAG GGCTGCTGGAGGAGCCAGACCACAACCTGTCCAGCCCCGAGGAGGTGTTCCACTCGGGCCACTCCCGCAACTCCAGCTACGCCAGCCAGCAGTCCAAGATCTCCG gctACAGCACAGAGCACTCTCGCTCCTCCAGCCTCTCGGACCTGACGCACCGCCGGAACACGTCCACTAGCAGCAGCGCCTCCGGTGGCCTCAGCATGACCGTGGAGGGCCCTGAGGGCAGTGAGCGGGAGCACCGGCCGCCCGAGAAGCCGCCACGGCCCCCACGGCCCCTGCATCTGTCGGACCGCTCGTTTCG GCGGAAGAAGGACTCGGTGGAGAGCCACCCGACCTGGGTGGATGACACGCGGATCGACGCAGATGACATTGTGGAGAAGATCATGCAGAGCCAGGACTTCACAGAGGGCAGCAACACAGAGG ACAGCAACCTCCGGCTGTTCGTGAGCCGTGACGGCTCCGCCACGCTGAGTGGCATCCAGCTGGCCAACAG GGTCTCTTCTGGGGTCTACGAGCCAGTAGTGATTGAAAGCCATTGA